One window of Alteriqipengyuania lutimaris genomic DNA carries:
- a CDS encoding pilus assembly protein: MNFLTRLRRDTRGNTLAIAAAAMVPLIGIVGGAVDMSRIYIVKTRLQHACDAGALAGRKAMGSGQWSQANFAARDAAEKFFDANIAQDAYGAEDITRTFTESAGRVTGTATADLPMSLMRIFGIGESTPSVTCDAEMRLPNTDIMFVLDVTGSMNDPIPGESTRKIDALKTSVKCFYEIVARRDTTANCATGTPTGGTSSDVQIRFGFVPYNTNVNVGRLLPASYFKNSHNYQTRITTKEYGPWGAWSDTGFISCGQRNTWTEEYDYVGYAWWNGKCQYNKRERTAAKYTYDQFTVDVSGFKTGERDSATVKIGNSFTRTVDWPGCIEERQTVRSGNYWPIPAGAYDLQIDELPTDDARRWAPALPDLIYTRGSTSATRSQDFDRKQIKNTTAEYAQPSDNCPTEAVKLQEWDAASGFESYVDGLSTRGNTYHDIGLLWGARLLSANGIFKSENELTPKGGEIDRHLIFMTDGDTVANNYDYTAYGVGWYDQRTTTGNDYNHQVNARFDALCDEIKNLTPRGITLWVVSFGDGTNGVTKNRLEGCATGDTYYFHAADSAQLQQTFKRIADDISQLRLTR; the protein is encoded by the coding sequence ATGAACTTTCTGACGCGTCTGCGCCGCGACACGAGGGGCAACACGCTCGCGATCGCCGCGGCCGCGATGGTCCCGCTCATCGGGATCGTCGGCGGCGCAGTCGACATGAGCCGCATCTACATCGTCAAGACTAGGCTTCAGCACGCCTGCGACGCGGGCGCTCTGGCGGGCCGCAAGGCGATGGGCAGCGGACAGTGGAGCCAGGCGAACTTTGCTGCGCGAGATGCGGCGGAGAAGTTCTTCGACGCCAACATCGCGCAAGACGCCTACGGCGCGGAAGACATCACGCGCACCTTCACGGAAAGCGCGGGCAGGGTCACGGGCACGGCCACGGCAGATCTTCCGATGAGCCTGATGCGCATCTTCGGCATCGGAGAGAGCACGCCGTCGGTCACGTGCGATGCGGAAATGCGCCTGCCCAACACGGACATCATGTTCGTGCTCGATGTGACCGGGTCGATGAACGATCCGATCCCCGGGGAGAGCACGAGGAAGATCGATGCACTGAAGACCTCGGTCAAATGCTTTTATGAGATCGTGGCTCGGCGCGACACCACCGCGAACTGCGCCACTGGTACGCCCACCGGCGGAACGAGCAGCGACGTGCAGATCCGCTTCGGCTTCGTGCCCTACAACACCAACGTGAACGTCGGCCGCCTGCTGCCGGCTTCCTACTTCAAGAATAGCCACAACTATCAGACGCGCATCACGACGAAAGAATACGGACCCTGGGGTGCGTGGTCCGATACCGGATTTATTTCCTGCGGGCAGCGGAATACGTGGACGGAAGAATACGACTATGTCGGGTATGCTTGGTGGAACGGTAAATGCCAGTACAACAAGCGCGAACGGACCGCCGCAAAGTACACATACGATCAGTTCACCGTCGATGTGAGCGGCTTCAAGACCGGCGAGAGAGACAGCGCGACGGTGAAGATCGGCAATAGCTTCACGCGTACGGTCGACTGGCCGGGCTGTATCGAGGAGCGGCAGACCGTTCGCTCGGGAAATTACTGGCCGATCCCCGCAGGAGCGTATGATCTCCAGATCGACGAACTGCCGACGGACGATGCGAGGCGCTGGGCCCCCGCCCTGCCCGATTTGATCTATACCCGTGGTTCGACCAGCGCCACGCGGTCGCAGGATTTCGACAGGAAACAGATCAAAAACACGACGGCCGAGTATGCACAGCCTTCCGATAACTGTCCAACGGAAGCGGTAAAGCTTCAGGAGTGGGATGCGGCGAGCGGCTTTGAGTCCTATGTCGACGGCCTCTCGACCAGAGGGAACACCTATCACGATATCGGCTTGCTATGGGGCGCACGCCTCCTGTCGGCCAACGGCATTTTCAAGTCGGAGAACGAACTGACCCCCAAGGGTGGCGAAATCGACCGGCACCTGATCTTCATGACCGACGGTGATACGGTCGCGAACAACTACGACTACACCGCCTACGGGGTCGGCTGGTACGATCAGCGCACGACCACCGGAAACGACTACAATCACCAGGTGAATGCCCGTTTCGATGCGTTGTGCGACGAAATCAAGAACCTGACGCCGCGCGGCATCACCTTGTGGGTCGTGTCCTTCGGCGACGGCACGAACGGGGTGACCAAGAATCGTCTCGAAGGCTGTGCGACGGGCGATACCTATTATTTCCACGCGGCCGATTCGGCGCAGTTGCAGCAGACCTTCAAGCGCATCGCCGACGACATCTCGCAGCTGAGGCTGACCCGTTGA
- a CDS encoding TadE/TadG family type IV pilus assembly protein codes for MTLSMILARLRDDRNGATLIEFAIVAPVLCLMVMGAFDVAHSLYLRTVTEGIMQKAGRDSSLETSSAASAQNALDKKVKDQVRILVKDAEIETVRRYYRSFAEAKEAKPEEFNDSDSNGRCNDGEAYEDANGNNMWDADGGNQGQGGAKDAVYYTVIVKYDALFPLWSMIGRSQQRTVTASTILRNQPYNDQGTYAAPVWKNCT; via the coding sequence TTGACGCTGTCGATGATCCTTGCCCGCCTTCGCGACGACCGCAACGGCGCGACGCTGATCGAATTCGCGATCGTCGCGCCGGTGCTATGTCTGATGGTCATGGGGGCATTCGATGTGGCGCATTCGCTGTACCTGCGCACCGTGACCGAAGGGATCATGCAGAAGGCAGGCCGCGACTCCTCGCTCGAAACGAGCTCGGCCGCCAGCGCCCAGAATGCGCTGGACAAGAAGGTGAAGGACCAGGTTCGCATTCTGGTCAAGGATGCCGAGATCGAAACGGTCCGCCGGTACTACCGCAGCTTTGCCGAGGCCAAGGAGGCCAAGCCCGAAGAGTTCAACGACAGCGACAGCAACGGTCGTTGCAATGACGGCGAAGCCTACGAGGACGCCAATGGCAACAACATGTGGGACGCTGACGGCGGCAATCAGGGACAGGGCGGCGCGAAAGATGCGGTCTACTACACCGTGATCGTCAAGTACGATGCACTCTTCCCGTTATGGTCGATGATCGGCCGGAGCCAGCAAAGAACGGTGACCGCATCCACGATCCTGCGCAACCAGCCCTATAACGACCAGGGCACCTACGCAGCGCCGGTCTGGAAAAACTGCACATGA
- a CDS encoding TadE/TadG family type IV pilus assembly protein — protein sequence MIVSIARTLRTMREIAHDRTGLALVEFALALPLLLTLSLTGAELANYITTRMRLSQLALHLADNAARVGVGGAREAKKVYESDIHDLMDGAELQAGSLDLYEQGRIVITSLEPMTGANPQNKARIRWQRCKGEKSYDSPYDDKTTNLDGIGPSDRQAMVQPDGVTMFVEVYYEYRPLVSSELVPAIEISEIASMMVRERRDTGGANDGLYPVNGVAPATCAAPSPGPSPTPTPTPTDPYNDNAASGVCHTTKKDGYHCH from the coding sequence ATGATAGTATCGATCGCCCGCACTCTGCGCACGATGCGAGAGATCGCGCACGACCGCACGGGTCTCGCGCTGGTCGAATTCGCCCTCGCGCTGCCCCTGCTCCTCACACTCTCGCTAACCGGAGCGGAATTGGCGAACTACATCACCACGCGGATGCGACTGAGCCAGCTGGCGCTGCACCTGGCGGACAATGCCGCGCGCGTCGGCGTCGGCGGCGCGCGCGAGGCGAAGAAGGTCTACGAATCCGATATCCACGATTTGATGGACGGGGCGGAACTGCAGGCAGGCAGCCTCGACCTGTACGAGCAGGGCCGGATCGTCATCACCAGTCTGGAGCCCATGACCGGAGCCAATCCGCAGAACAAGGCGCGTATCCGCTGGCAGCGATGCAAAGGCGAAAAGAGCTACGATTCGCCCTACGACGACAAGACCACCAACCTCGACGGAATAGGCCCCAGCGACCGGCAGGCCATGGTGCAGCCCGATGGCGTGACCATGTTCGTGGAAGTCTACTACGAGTATCGCCCGCTGGTATCGAGCGAGCTGGTGCCCGCGATCGAGATCAGCGAAATCGCATCGATGATGGTGCGCGAACGGCGCGATACCGGAGGCGCAAACGACGGGCTCTATCCCGTCAATGGCGTCGCACCGGCGACGTGCGCAGCGCCGTCGCCGGGTCCCTCACCCACGCCGACTCCGACGCCCACCGATCCTTACAATGACAATGCCGCGTCCGGCGTGTGCCACACGACGAAGAAAGACGGCTATCACTGTCACTGA
- a CDS encoding pyruvate dehydrogenase complex E1 component subunit beta: protein MATELKMPALSPTMEEGTLAKWLKSEGDKVEIGDIIAEIETDKATMEFEAVDEGTLAKILVDEGTEGVAVGTVIAMMAEEGENVGDVEAPAAKSEEASEEVDDVPGEGKDVGREPSEAEATSDAPAKPTRSPASDPAIPEGTEMVSTSVREALRDAMAEEMRRDERVFVMGEEVAEYQGAYKVTQGLLDEFGAKRVVDTPITEYGFAGLGTGAAMGGLRPIVEFMTFNFAMQAIDHIVNSAAKTNYMSGGQMRCPIVFRGPNGAAARVAAQHSQNYGPWYASVPGLVVIAPYDAADAKGLLKAAIRSEDPVVFLENELVYGRSFDVPDMDDYVLPIGKARIMREGIDVTIVSYSIAVGLALEAAEELAGQGIEAEVIDLRTLRPLDRETVLESLKKTNRMVVAEEGWATCSIASEIVAICMEEGFDHLDAPVTRVTNADVPLPYAANLEAIALIDTDAIVKAVKKVCYVEE, encoded by the coding sequence ATGGCGACCGAACTGAAGATGCCCGCGCTTTCTCCCACGATGGAGGAAGGCACTCTTGCCAAGTGGCTCAAGTCCGAAGGCGACAAGGTCGAGATCGGCGACATCATCGCCGAGATCGAAACCGACAAGGCGACCATGGAATTCGAAGCGGTCGACGAAGGTACGCTGGCGAAGATCCTCGTCGATGAGGGCACCGAAGGCGTCGCCGTTGGCACCGTCATCGCGATGATGGCGGAAGAGGGCGAGAACGTCGGCGATGTCGAAGCGCCCGCCGCAAAGTCGGAAGAGGCGTCCGAAGAGGTCGACGATGTGCCGGGCGAGGGCAAGGATGTCGGCCGCGAGCCGTCCGAAGCCGAAGCGACCAGCGATGCGCCGGCCAAGCCGACCCGCTCTCCCGCCAGCGATCCCGCGATCCCCGAAGGCACCGAAATGGTCTCGACCAGCGTGCGCGAGGCGCTTCGCGATGCGATGGCCGAGGAAATGCGCCGTGACGAACGCGTCTTCGTGATGGGCGAGGAAGTCGCCGAGTACCAGGGCGCCTACAAGGTGACGCAGGGCCTGCTGGACGAGTTCGGCGCCAAGCGCGTGGTCGATACGCCGATTACCGAATACGGCTTTGCCGGGCTTGGCACGGGGGCCGCGATGGGGGGCCTCAGACCCATCGTCGAGTTCATGACCTTCAACTTCGCGATGCAGGCGATCGACCACATCGTGAACTCGGCGGCCAAGACCAACTACATGAGCGGTGGCCAGATGCGCTGCCCGATCGTGTTCCGCGGCCCCAATGGAGCGGCGGCGCGCGTGGCGGCGCAGCACAGCCAGAACTACGGCCCCTGGTATGCGAGCGTGCCGGGCCTCGTCGTGATCGCGCCCTATGACGCGGCCGATGCGAAGGGGCTGCTCAAGGCAGCGATCCGCAGCGAGGATCCGGTCGTTTTCCTCGAGAACGAGCTCGTCTACGGGCGCAGTTTCGACGTGCCCGACATGGACGACTACGTTCTGCCCATCGGCAAGGCGCGGATCATGCGCGAAGGCATCGATGTGACCATCGTGTCCTATTCGATCGCGGTGGGTCTGGCGCTGGAAGCCGCCGAAGAGCTGGCCGGGCAGGGGATCGAGGCGGAGGTCATCGACCTGCGCACGCTACGCCCGCTCGACCGTGAAACAGTGCTCGAAAGCCTGAAGAAGACCAACCGCATGGTCGTGGCGGAAGAAGGCTGGGCGACCTGCTCGATCGCCAGCGAGATCGTGGCGATCTGCATGGAGGAGGGCTTCGACCACCTCGATGCGCCGGTGACCCGCGTGACCAATGCCGACGTCCCGCTGCCCTATGCGGCGAACCTGGAAGCAATAGCGCTGATCGACACCGACGCCATCGTGAAGGCGGTCAAGAAGGTCTGCTACGTCGAGGAATAA
- the pdhA gene encoding pyruvate dehydrogenase (acetyl-transferring) E1 component subunit alpha, whose amino-acid sequence MIAQDDPDFVLNSLQEAFEKNKTFDANDEQMLKFYEQMLLIRRFEERAGQLYGLGLIGGFCHLYIGQEAVAIGLQSALDNDRDSVITGYRDHGHMLAYGLDPKVIMAELTGRQAGISKGKGGSMHMFSTEHKFYGGHGIVGAQVPLGAGLAFAHKYNEDGGMTLAYFGDGAANQGQVYEAFNMAALWNLPICFVVEDNQYAMGTATKRSSAETRFYRRGTSFRIPGMEVNGMDVLEVRQAAEVAFKHVREGNGPVLMECNTYRYRGHSMSDPAKYRSREEVQDQKDHHDPIERIKKALIEKGKSEDELKEIDKGIRAQVSDAADFAENSPEPEVSELYTDVLVEEY is encoded by the coding sequence ATGATCGCGCAGGACGATCCCGATTTCGTGCTCAATTCGCTGCAGGAGGCGTTCGAGAAGAACAAGACCTTCGATGCGAACGACGAGCAGATGCTCAAGTTCTACGAGCAGATGCTGCTGATCCGCCGGTTCGAGGAACGCGCGGGCCAGCTCTATGGCCTCGGCCTGATCGGCGGCTTCTGCCACCTCTATATCGGGCAGGAAGCCGTCGCGATCGGGCTCCAGTCGGCGCTCGACAACGACAGGGACAGCGTGATCACGGGTTACCGCGATCATGGCCATATGCTCGCCTACGGGCTCGACCCCAAGGTCATCATGGCGGAGCTGACCGGGCGTCAGGCCGGCATTTCCAAGGGCAAGGGCGGCTCGATGCACATGTTCAGTACCGAGCATAAGTTCTACGGCGGTCACGGCATCGTCGGCGCGCAGGTGCCGCTGGGTGCGGGCCTCGCCTTTGCACACAAGTACAACGAAGACGGCGGCATGACGCTCGCCTATTTCGGTGATGGCGCCGCGAACCAGGGCCAGGTCTACGAAGCGTTCAACATGGCCGCATTGTGGAACCTGCCGATCTGCTTCGTGGTCGAGGACAACCAGTACGCAATGGGTACGGCAACCAAGCGATCGAGCGCGGAGACCCGGTTCTACCGCCGCGGTACGTCGTTCCGCATTCCCGGCATGGAAGTGAACGGGATGGACGTCCTCGAAGTGCGCCAGGCCGCCGAAGTGGCGTTCAAGCACGTGCGCGAGGGCAATGGCCCGGTCCTGATGGAGTGCAATACCTACCGCTATCGCGGGCATTCGATGTCCGACCCGGCGAAGTATCGCAGCCGCGAGGAAGTGCAGGACCAGAAGGATCACCACGACCCGATCGAGCGGATCAAGAAGGCGCTGATCGAGAAGGGCAAGAGCGAGGACGAGTTGAAGGAAATCGACAAGGGCATTCGGGCGCAGGTCTCCGACGCCGCAGACTTTGCCGAAAATTCGCCCGAGCCCGAAGTCAGCGAACTCTACACCGATGTTCTGGTGGAGGAGTACTGA
- a CDS encoding FtsB family cell division protein — MNISKNALSKQGRAARRERLTQGLALAALLLMGGMAVAGPSGIFAWSDASQALAQREARIAALQEQREGLRQRVDALDPDNADPDMVVEMMRRNLNVVHPDEVILPKPETDPVD; from the coding sequence ATGAACATCTCCAAGAATGCACTTTCCAAACAGGGTCGCGCAGCGCGCCGCGAACGCCTGACGCAGGGGCTCGCGCTCGCCGCGCTGCTCCTGATGGGGGGCATGGCGGTCGCAGGGCCGAGCGGCATCTTCGCGTGGAGCGACGCCTCGCAGGCGCTGGCCCAGCGCGAGGCGCGCATCGCAGCCTTGCAAGAACAGCGCGAAGGCCTGCGCCAGCGGGTCGATGCGCTCGATCCGGACAATGCCGATCCGGACATGGTCGTCGAGATGATGCGCCGAAACCTCAACGTGGTGCATCCCGACGAGGTTATCCTGCCCAAGCCCGAAACGGATCCGGTCGACTGA
- the hppD gene encoding 4-hydroxyphenylpyruvate dioxygenase has product MADLFENPVGLDGFEFVEFCAPEKGTLEPVFEAMGFTHVANHRSKDVQLWRQGNINLITNYEPMSAAWYFAREHGAAACGMGFRVKDAAEAWAKLMDAGAEPVDTQTGPMELSIPAIKGIGGALIYIIDRYADADGEGSADGLAIYDIDFEYLDGVEKYPEGASFQRIDHLTHNVYGGRMAYWADWYEKLFNFQEIRFFDIKGEYTGLTSKALTAPDGKIRIPLNEEAKGGGGQIEEFLREFNGEGIQHIALICDDLIAAWDKLKEFGVPFMTAPPETYYEMLPERLPDHGQPVDELKARGILLDGTTEGGQPRLLLQIFAEAQVGPVFFEFIQRKGDEGFGEGNFKALFESMERDQVRRGVLNVEDAKTVSEPAE; this is encoded by the coding sequence ATGGCTGACCTTTTCGAAAACCCCGTGGGCCTCGACGGTTTCGAGTTCGTCGAATTCTGTGCGCCCGAAAAGGGCACGCTGGAGCCGGTTTTCGAAGCCATGGGCTTCACCCACGTTGCCAACCATCGTTCGAAGGACGTTCAGCTCTGGCGGCAGGGCAACATCAACCTCATCACCAATTACGAGCCGATGAGCGCCGCGTGGTATTTCGCGCGTGAACATGGCGCCGCAGCCTGCGGCATGGGCTTTCGCGTCAAGGATGCCGCCGAGGCCTGGGCGAAGCTGATGGATGCAGGGGCCGAGCCGGTCGACACCCAGACCGGGCCGATGGAACTGTCGATCCCCGCGATCAAGGGGATCGGCGGCGCGCTGATCTACATTATCGACCGCTATGCCGACGCCGATGGCGAAGGAAGCGCGGACGGCCTCGCGATCTACGACATCGACTTCGAATATCTCGACGGGGTCGAGAAGTACCCAGAGGGTGCGAGCTTCCAGCGGATCGACCACCTGACGCACAATGTTTACGGCGGGCGCATGGCTTACTGGGCCGACTGGTACGAGAAGCTGTTCAACTTCCAGGAAATCCGCTTCTTCGACATCAAGGGCGAATATACCGGCCTGACCTCCAAGGCGCTCACCGCGCCCGACGGCAAGATCCGCATCCCGCTGAACGAGGAAGCCAAGGGCGGCGGCGGCCAGATCGAGGAGTTCCTGCGCGAATTCAACGGCGAAGGCATCCAACACATCGCGCTGATCTGCGACGATCTGATCGCGGCGTGGGACAAACTCAAGGAATTCGGCGTGCCCTTCATGACCGCGCCGCCCGAAACCTATTACGAAATGCTGCCCGAACGCCTGCCCGATCACGGTCAGCCGGTGGACGAGCTGAAGGCACGCGGCATCCTGCTCGACGGGACGACCGAGGGCGGACAGCCGCGGCTGCTGCTCCAGATTTTCGCGGAAGCCCAGGTCGGCCCGGTGTTCTTCGAATTCATCCAGCGCAAGGGTGACGAAGGCTTCGGCGAAGGCAACTTCAAGGCGTTGTTCGAAAGCATGGAGCGCGACCAGGTCCGCCGCGGCGTGCTGAATGTCGAAGACGCGAAGACCGTGTCGGAGCCTGCCGAATGA
- a CDS encoding VOC family protein — MNEASHPVKLGGVHHAAYRCKDAKETVQWYEKVLGMEYTSAFSEDHVPSTGEYDPYMHVFLDAGNGNILAFFELPKQKDMGRDENTPQWVQHLAFKVADEDALVAAKEHIESLGIDVLGPTHHGIFKSIYFFDPNGHRVELAADIGTDEQYAELKRVAMPMLDEWSETKKAPQHAAWLHEIARGEHPKAKGE; from the coding sequence ATGAACGAGGCAAGCCATCCGGTGAAACTGGGCGGCGTCCACCACGCCGCCTATCGCTGCAAGGACGCGAAAGAGACGGTCCAGTGGTACGAGAAGGTGCTGGGCATGGAATATACCAGCGCCTTCTCCGAGGACCATGTGCCCTCAACCGGCGAATACGATCCCTACATGCACGTCTTCCTCGACGCGGGGAACGGCAACATCCTCGCGTTCTTCGAACTGCCCAAACAGAAGGACATGGGCCGCGACGAGAACACGCCGCAGTGGGTGCAGCACCTGGCCTTCAAGGTCGCGGATGAGGACGCGCTGGTCGCCGCAAAAGAGCACATCGAAAGCCTCGGCATCGACGTGCTCGGCCCGACGCACCACGGTATCTTCAAGTCGATCTATTTCTTCGATCCCAACGGCCACCGCGTGGAGCTGGCCGCCGACATCGGCACCGACGAGCAATATGCCGAGTTGAAGCGCGTCGCCATGCCGATGCTGGACGAGTGGAGCGAGACCAAAAAGGCCCCGCAGCACGCGGCCTGGCTGCACGAAATCGCGCGCGGCGAACACCCCAAGGCCAAGGGCGAGTAG
- a CDS encoding mechanosensitive ion channel family protein, translating to MSVPNTTPAGETYDQNVNTLATLQDQLVDMAEGFIRALPNIAIAVVILVITWIVARLAVRGVSRAIGNTEMRPSLQNLIDTVVKLGIWIVGLMIALIVVMPGMTPASLIAGLGIGAVAIGFAFQDIFENFLAGVLIMLREKMRIGDVIECEAIKGKVEHITLRETHVRKLSGELTIVPNSMIFKNPVEILTDENLRRHEVVAGVSYDTDLDHAAEVIRKAVEDVEGIEMDKGVDIFATTFNSSSVDFLVRWHAGSTPRDGWASKDKVVRAIKRGLDEAGIEIPFPYVTHTFKERVPLGREPGESAAG from the coding sequence ATGAGCGTACCGAACACCACGCCCGCGGGCGAGACCTACGACCAGAACGTCAACACGCTGGCCACCTTGCAGGACCAGCTGGTCGACATGGCGGAGGGCTTCATCCGCGCCCTCCCCAACATCGCCATTGCCGTCGTGATCCTGGTGATCACGTGGATCGTCGCGCGCCTCGCGGTGCGCGGGGTCAGCCGCGCGATCGGCAACACCGAGATGCGCCCCTCCCTCCAGAACCTGATCGATACCGTCGTGAAGCTGGGCATCTGGATCGTCGGGCTGATGATCGCACTGATCGTGGTCATGCCCGGGATGACTCCCGCCAGCCTGATCGCCGGGCTCGGCATCGGCGCGGTCGCGATCGGCTTCGCCTTTCAGGACATCTTCGAGAACTTCCTCGCCGGCGTGCTCATCATGCTGCGCGAGAAGATGCGCATCGGCGACGTGATCGAATGCGAGGCGATCAAGGGCAAGGTCGAGCATATCACCCTGCGCGAAACGCATGTGCGCAAGCTTTCGGGCGAGCTGACGATCGTGCCCAACTCGATGATCTTCAAGAACCCGGTCGAAATCCTGACCGACGAGAACCTGCGCCGCCATGAAGTGGTTGCCGGAGTCTCCTACGACACCGATCTGGACCACGCGGCCGAGGTCATCCGCAAGGCCGTGGAAGATGTCGAGGGGATCGAGATGGACAAGGGCGTCGATATCTTTGCGACCACCTTCAACTCCAGCTCGGTCGATTTCCTCGTCCGCTGGCACGCAGGCTCGACCCCGCGCGACGGGTGGGCATCGAAGGACAAGGTCGTGCGTGCGATCAAGCGCGGGCTGGACGAGGCAGGGATCGAGATCCCCTTCCCCTATGTCACCCATACCTTCAAGGAACGCGTGCCGCTGGGCCGCGAACCGGGCGAAAGCGCGGCAGGGTGA
- a CDS encoding DUF1499 domain-containing protein produces MTIARIDRIEKMEGFQMLFLSAPVAAGAVVLGLVALILNWRAGWPAWRAALIGFLFGAGFVGSLAVRVMTGLDAPMIHDASTDLADVPQFEAITLPDDNMRGLTEPSEWVKLHEMGYPDLRSVVLDRPVEQTIRDAEQLARDRGWTIRAVDPEEGRLEATAYASFIRFEDEVVVRVRPDGAGRSLVDMRSVSRVGISDLGVNAQRIRDFLEDLSAVR; encoded by the coding sequence ATGACGATCGCCCGGATCGACCGGATCGAGAAGATGGAAGGCTTCCAGATGCTTTTCCTTTCCGCGCCGGTGGCGGCTGGCGCGGTGGTGCTCGGACTGGTGGCCCTCATCCTGAACTGGCGTGCTGGCTGGCCCGCGTGGAGAGCTGCGCTGATCGGCTTTCTCTTCGGGGCGGGCTTCGTCGGCTCCCTCGCGGTGCGAGTCATGACCGGCCTCGACGCGCCGATGATCCACGATGCAAGCACCGATCTGGCCGACGTGCCGCAATTCGAGGCGATTACCCTGCCCGACGACAACATGCGCGGCCTGACGGAACCCTCGGAGTGGGTGAAGCTGCACGAGATGGGTTACCCCGACCTGCGCAGCGTCGTGCTAGACCGACCGGTCGAGCAGACGATCCGCGATGCCGAACAACTGGCGCGGGACCGGGGGTGGACGATCCGCGCGGTCGATCCCGAGGAAGGGCGCCTCGAGGCGACCGCCTACGCGTCTTTTATCCGCTTCGAGGACGAGGTGGTGGTCCGCGTGCGCCCCGATGGCGCGGGCCGGAGCCTGGTCGACATGCGTTCGGTCAGCCGGGTCGGCATCTCCGATCTCGGCGTCAACGCGCAGCGGATTCGCGACTTTCTGGAAGACCTTTCGGCAGTCAGATAG